Proteins encoded by one window of Synechococcus sp. MVIR-18-1:
- a CDS encoding prolyl oligopeptidase family serine peptidase — protein MSLQQPLPATTALGRTPVLRAPQLLGDWVLWLEQRPHEKGRTTAFIRRWGETETTPLELTPTPINLRSRVHDYGGAPLTATLTAETLQLVWVDDNDGCLWFQAWTGLDGANAQSLQAIASPQRLTSPSDSALGGGVIDHARSRWLGVIEEAGCDRLVSVDLDQRNQTPVVVHQPADFAGYLALSADGAQLAWVEWRQPSMPWDCSQLVVARLKTSGALEDCHMIAGGEPSQPQGISVFQPQWLPDGSLVVAEDSSGWWNLMRHPSAENFSSHWQRLWPMAKETAMPQWVFGMSTTAWDGDKLLAAVCDQGEWQLQRLGLDGSAERVEQPFNDLADLNASNGRAVAITSNSTTGQGLLELDLGLGTWKHTPAAAAAMEVNEISVAQSLWFDGSGGQRTHAWYYPPSGGADASSPLLVKSHSGPSSMARRGLSLAIQFWTSRGWGVVDVNYGGSTGFGRSYRNRLQGGWGVVDVNDCAAAAKTLIAAKHADPNRIAIEGGSAGGFTTLACLCFTDVFRAGACRYAVSDPSALATETHRFEARYLDGLIGPWPQERDLYEQRSPLRHAQQIRCPVIFFQGLKDKVVLPQQTERMADALRRNAIPVEVHTFPEEGHGFRDSSVQVAVLEATERFFRQHLNC, from the coding sequence ATGTCTCTGCAACAGCCCCTGCCCGCCACAACCGCGCTCGGACGCACTCCGGTGCTGCGAGCTCCGCAACTCCTTGGCGATTGGGTGCTCTGGCTCGAGCAGCGGCCCCACGAAAAAGGCCGCACCACAGCATTCATTCGCCGCTGGGGGGAGACAGAAACCACACCCCTGGAACTCACGCCAACGCCAATTAATTTGCGCAGCAGAGTGCACGACTACGGGGGAGCGCCGCTGACGGCGACCCTCACGGCAGAAACACTCCAGCTGGTTTGGGTCGATGACAACGACGGTTGCCTCTGGTTCCAAGCCTGGACAGGCCTGGATGGGGCTAACGCCCAATCGCTGCAAGCCATAGCCAGCCCCCAACGGCTCACCTCCCCCAGCGACAGCGCGCTGGGGGGCGGCGTGATCGACCATGCCCGATCTCGATGGTTGGGCGTCATCGAGGAGGCCGGTTGTGATCGCTTGGTGAGCGTGGACCTTGATCAACGCAATCAAACCCCTGTTGTCGTGCATCAGCCGGCTGATTTCGCGGGCTATCTCGCCCTCAGCGCAGACGGAGCCCAGCTTGCCTGGGTGGAATGGCGGCAACCCTCCATGCCCTGGGATTGCTCCCAGCTGGTTGTGGCGCGGCTTAAGACCTCTGGAGCACTGGAGGATTGCCACATGATCGCCGGCGGTGAACCTTCACAGCCTCAGGGGATCTCAGTGTTTCAACCCCAATGGCTGCCGGATGGAAGCCTCGTCGTAGCTGAGGACAGCAGCGGCTGGTGGAATCTGATGCGCCATCCCAGCGCCGAGAACTTCAGCAGCCACTGGCAACGTCTCTGGCCGATGGCCAAGGAGACGGCCATGCCCCAGTGGGTGTTTGGGATGAGTACCACCGCTTGGGATGGGGACAAGCTCTTAGCTGCCGTCTGCGATCAAGGTGAATGGCAGTTGCAACGACTTGGGCTCGACGGCTCTGCAGAGAGGGTGGAACAACCCTTCAACGATCTCGCCGATCTGAACGCATCCAATGGCAGGGCTGTTGCCATCACAAGCAACAGCACCACAGGCCAAGGGCTTCTGGAGCTCGACTTGGGCTTAGGAACCTGGAAACACACTCCAGCCGCCGCTGCAGCCATGGAGGTCAACGAGATCAGCGTGGCCCAGTCGTTGTGGTTTGACGGGTCTGGCGGGCAACGCACCCATGCCTGGTACTACCCCCCAAGCGGGGGAGCAGATGCATCATCCCCCCTGCTGGTGAAAAGTCACAGCGGGCCTTCGTCGATGGCCCGCCGCGGCCTCAGCCTCGCGATTCAGTTCTGGACCTCCCGGGGCTGGGGAGTGGTGGACGTGAATTACGGGGGGTCCACAGGATTTGGCCGGTCCTACCGAAACAGGCTGCAGGGGGGTTGGGGCGTGGTGGATGTCAACGATTGCGCAGCAGCAGCCAAAACCTTGATTGCTGCGAAGCATGCCGATCCGAATCGCATCGCCATCGAAGGAGGAAGCGCCGGTGGCTTCACCACGCTGGCCTGCCTCTGCTTCACCGATGTCTTCCGCGCTGGTGCCTGCCGCTATGCCGTGAGCGATCCCAGCGCTTTAGCCACCGAGACCCATCGCTTTGAAGCCCGCTATCTCGATGGACTGATCGGCCCCTGGCCCCAGGAGCGGGATCTTTATGAGCAGCGATCGCCGCTGCGCCATGCACAACAGATCCGCTGTCCTGTGATCTTTTTCCAGGGCCTCAAAGACAAGGTCGTCCTGCCACAGCAAACCGAACGCATGGCCGATGCCTTACGCCGCAATGCCATCCCAGTGGAAGTGCACACGTTCCCTGAGGAAGGTCATGGCTTCCGAGATAGCAGCGTGCAGGTAGCCGTTTTGGAGGCAACAGAGCGCTTTTTCCGGCAACACCTCAATTGTTAG
- a CDS encoding class II aldolase/adducin family protein, which produces MNENDRALRCELVDVARAMNSSGLNQGTSGNLSLRIEGGLLVTPSSLAYDLMEPEDLVAIDFCGQPLPSGLPGHERRPSSEWRLHADVFADRPDAMAVLHCHPIHATALACHDRGIPPFHYMTAAAGGDDIRCAPYATFGTAELSAHTVQALQDRQACLLAHHGLVSLGRDLDQALKIAVEVETLAQMYLQALQLGEPPLLSSLQMEEVHRQFRGLGYGQASNN; this is translated from the coding sequence ATGAACGAGAACGATCGGGCGTTGCGCTGTGAGCTCGTGGACGTCGCCCGTGCCATGAACAGCAGCGGCTTGAATCAGGGCACATCCGGCAACCTGTCGCTGCGGATTGAGGGGGGATTGCTGGTGACCCCCAGCTCCTTGGCCTACGACCTGATGGAGCCGGAGGATCTGGTGGCAATCGATTTTTGCGGCCAACCTTTGCCAAGCGGGCTCCCTGGTCATGAGCGCAGACCGTCTTCAGAGTGGCGATTGCATGCCGATGTCTTCGCTGATCGGCCCGATGCCATGGCGGTGTTGCATTGCCATCCCATTCATGCAACCGCGCTGGCCTGCCATGACCGGGGGATTCCACCGTTCCACTACATGACAGCAGCGGCTGGTGGTGACGACATTCGTTGTGCTCCCTATGCCACCTTCGGCACCGCAGAACTGTCGGCCCATACGGTGCAAGCTCTGCAGGACCGCCAGGCCTGTTTGCTGGCTCACCATGGATTGGTCAGTTTGGGACGGGATCTTGATCAGGCGCTGAAGATTGCCGTTGAGGTGGAAACGCTGGCACAGATGTATTTGCAAGCTCTGCAGCTCGGGGAGCCGCCGCTGTTGTCGTCATTACAAATGGAAGAGGTGCATCGCCAGTTCCGTGGGTTGGGATATGGCCAAGCCTCTAACAATTGA
- the mtnA gene encoding S-methyl-5-thioribose-1-phosphate isomerase — MNIDGQAWRTIWLEADQRSVGVIDQTLLPHRLITRTLTRCDQAADAISTMVVRGAPLIGVTGAYGLMLALQDDASDAGLAQAFDQLNASRPTAVNLRWALERVRDLVQPLPEAERAAAARREAALIADEDVAMCEAIGEHGLDLFRTLAEQRPRERRNEPLQVLTHCNAGWLATVDWGTALAPIYKAHRAGLNIHVWVDETRPRNQGASLTAYELAREGVSHTVIVDNAGGHLMQHGQVDAVIVGTDRTTRCGDVCNKVGTYLKALAAHDNNVPFYVALPTSTIDWRLADGVAEIPIEARSAEEVTAIQGRVITGESAGEIVSVQLTPDGCAGFNPAFDVTPARLVTALITDRGVAKASEVCLKELYNRG, encoded by the coding sequence CGCCTGATCACCCGAACGCTGACGCGTTGTGATCAGGCGGCAGATGCGATCAGCACGATGGTGGTGCGGGGTGCGCCATTAATTGGGGTGACAGGCGCCTATGGCTTAATGCTCGCGCTTCAAGACGACGCCAGCGATGCGGGCTTGGCCCAAGCCTTTGATCAGCTCAACGCCAGTCGCCCCACAGCCGTGAACCTGCGTTGGGCTTTGGAACGGGTTCGTGATTTGGTGCAACCGTTGCCGGAAGCGGAGCGAGCGGCAGCGGCTCGGCGGGAGGCGGCGCTGATTGCTGATGAAGATGTGGCGATGTGCGAGGCGATTGGGGAGCATGGCCTCGATCTATTCCGAACGCTGGCAGAGCAGCGACCGCGTGAACGGCGAAATGAGCCGCTTCAGGTGCTCACCCACTGCAATGCGGGCTGGTTGGCGACCGTTGACTGGGGAACGGCGTTGGCGCCGATTTATAAGGCCCATCGCGCCGGGTTGAACATTCATGTTTGGGTGGATGAGACCCGGCCGCGCAATCAAGGGGCATCGCTCACGGCCTATGAGTTGGCGCGTGAGGGTGTGTCGCACACCGTGATCGTGGATAACGCAGGTGGTCACCTGATGCAGCATGGCCAGGTGGATGCTGTGATCGTTGGGACGGATCGAACCACGCGCTGCGGCGATGTGTGCAACAAAGTTGGCACCTACCTCAAGGCTCTGGCGGCTCACGACAACAACGTTCCCTTTTATGTCGCCCTGCCGACGTCCACGATCGACTGGCGCCTTGCGGATGGGGTGGCAGAGATCCCGATTGAGGCGCGTTCCGCTGAGGAAGTGACCGCCATTCAGGGGCGGGTCATCACTGGGGAGTCGGCTGGTGAAATTGTGAGCGTGCAGCTCACGCCTGATGGTTGTGCCGGGTTTAATCCGGCGTTCGACGTCACCCCGGCGCGGCTTGTCACGGCTCTGATCACCGACCGTGGCGTAGCGAAGGCCAGTGAAGTTTGCCTGAAGGAGCTCTACAACCGTGGCTGA